In a single window of the Arachis hypogaea cultivar Tifrunner chromosome 6, arahy.Tifrunner.gnm2.J5K5, whole genome shotgun sequence genome:
- the LOC112698029 gene encoding uncharacterized protein yields MKKAKERIEGSEIAQYARLRDYGNEILKTNPGSTVRIHTNPMPDSNPLFLSIYVCFDACKKGFVGGCRPLIGLDGTFLRGYYGGQLLTAIGQDANNHIYPIAYAIVESENKESWKWFLEILQEDVGNFQANRFNFMSDMQKEILENVQSCAKSTTTQDFNAAMDRLKKINVGAWEYLDKISPKQWSRAHFSEYPKADNYKNNNCEVFNAKVKKMRGKPIITMLEEVRCYVMRIMARNKKALVGYNGRHACAVLAYQNRRPEEYAHNWLTMGAYYTAYQCSMRPVPSQEFWEQLDTLPILPPRYRKSIGRPSYKRDKRNDAPPDKSDPHRTKRRIETIVCKYCLQAGHNKRSCKKRKAAMGGGSSAPQVPEGDSDDDMMAEMFWEETLEAADAEAAATEDGNDSATPHHAKAKAQLLGVDFIAGDEEGKVHSVDQKQVSQVGAVTQLRFDRNSWVWRPNQDRNLMVD; encoded by the exons ATGAAGAAGGCGAAGGAGAGGATTGAGGGTTCCGAGATTGCACAGTATGCAAGACTTCGTGATTATGGTAATGAAATACTAAAGACTAACCCTGGCTCGACGGTAAGGATACACACAAATCCTATGCCTGATTCGAATCCTCTGTTTTTGAGTATCTATGTATGCTTTGATGCGTGCAAGAAGGGATTTGTGGGAGGTTGTAGACCTTTAATAGGTTTGGATGGGACCTTTCTTAGAGGGTACTACGGGGGGCAGTTGTTGACAGCAATAGGACAGGATGCTAATAATCATATCTATCCTATTGCCTATGCAATTGTGGAGtcagaaaacaaagaaagttgGAAGTGGTTTCTAGAGATACTTCAAGAGGACGTGGGCAATTTTCAGGCGAATCGGTTTAACTTTATGTCAGATATGCAGAAg GAGATTTTAGAAAATGTTCAA TCATGTGCTAAGTCAACCACAACACAGGACTTCAATGCTGCAATGGATAGGCTAAAGAAGATCAATGTTGGGGCATGGGAATACTTGGATAAGATCAGTCCAAAACAATGGAGCAGGGCCCATTTTAGTGAATATCCGAAAGCAGACAACTACAAAAACAACAACTGCGAAGTGTTTAATGCCAAGGTGAAGAAAATGAGAGGCAAACCAATAATTACAATGTTAGAGGAAGTGAGGTGCTATGTAATGAGGATTATGGCTAGGAATAAGAAGGCCTTGGTTGGGTATAATGGAAG ACATGCATGTGCTGTGTTAGCTTACCAAAACAGGCGACCCGAAGAGTATGCCCATAACTGGCTGACCATGGGTGCATATTACACTGCCTATCAGTGTTCTATGCGTCCAGTTCCAAGCCAGGAGTTCTGGGAGCAGCTAGACACCCTACCCATTCTGCCACCACGGTACAGAAAATCAATAGGGAGACCTTCATACAAGAGAGACAAGAGAAACGATGCCCCTCCTGATAAGAGTGACCCTCATAGAACAAAGAGGAGGATTGAAACTATTGTCTGCAAATACTGCCTCCAG GCTGGTCATAATAAAAGGAGTTGTAAAAAGAGAAAAGCGGCAATGGGTGGAGGGAGTTCTGCTCCGCAAGTGCCTGAAGGGGATTCTGATGACGACATGATGGCTGAAATGTTCTGGGAGGAGACCTTAGAGGCGGCAGATGCTGAAGCAGCAGCCACTGAGGACGGAAACGATTCCGCAACACCACATCATGCTAAA GCCAAGGCACAGCTGCTAGGGGTGGACTTTATAGCAGGGGACGAGGAAGGAAAGGTGCATTCAGTGGATCAAAAACAGGTGTCTCAAGTGGGAGCAGTAACTCAACTCCGATTTGATAGAAACTCATGGGTTTGGAGACCCAATCAAGACAGGAATTTGATGGTTGATTAA
- the LOC112695367 gene encoding protein ILITYHIA, translated as MAESLQSLVSLSELVSTSSTNQRLRIFRREIPAFLSSSTPDMPAEVASLLTDVVFRTVSIYDDLRSRKAVDEVIVKALSETVFMKTFAAALVQSMEKQLKAQSHVGSYRLLSWSCLLLSKSQFASVSMNALCRVAAAQASLLSIVSPRSFRERRACRKKFFHLFSKSPGIYKVYIEEIKNGRIPYKDSPELLLLLLEFSSRTPTLFGEVKLAFLDIYVNAILTAKDKPSRSLIEAFHPLYLQMSHQDFQSTVIPSAVKMLKRNPEIVLESIGILLESVSLDLSKYADEILSVVLAQARHADEGRRGGALTIVRSLSQKTSNPDALETMFNAVKAVIKGSEGRLALPYQRVGMVNAIQELSNAPDGKYLINLARVICDFLLSYYKEDGNEEVKIAILSAIASWAVRSTDIIEDNLISFLVSGFKEKETLRRGFLRSLHAISKNADAILKMSPLLGPLVQLVKTGFTKAVQRLDGIYALLLVGKIAAVDIKAEEALAKEKIWSLVSQSEPSVMPISMASKLSIEDSVACVDLLEVLLLEHLQRASSNFSVRLLLQLMIFFMCHPSWDIRRMTYYVAKRIITSAPHLSEDIFFEFSKYLSLVGEKIMASKMSDTDISLDPQIPFIPSVEILVKALLTMSPAALKHSPDSFVKIIFCSHHPCVVGSAKRDAVWKRLFRCLQSHDFDVIDVLSTNAVNLIQVLLGPMGLKSVNPLEQEAAISSLCTLMSIVPADAYTEFEKHLLNLPERFSHDTLSENDIQIFRTPEGMLSTEQGVYVAESVASKNTRQAKGRFRMYDDEDGLDNSRSNHLPKRDPPSREVAGVGKRDTAKATKKPDKGKTAKEEARELQLKEEASIRDRVHEIQDHLSLMLRALGDMAIANTVFAHSRLPSMVKFVEPLLRSPIVSDEAFETMVKLSRCTAPPLCDWALDISTALRLIVIDQVHVLLDRVPSDAEEEVHERPSLGLFDRILDGLSTSCKSGALPVDSFSFVFPIMERILLCSKKTKFHDDVLRILYLHLDPHLPLPRIRMLSVLYHVLGVVPAYQASIAPALNELSLGLQPDDVASALYGVYAKDVHVRMACLNAVKCIPAVANRSLPESVEVATSIWIALHDSEKSVAEVAEEIWDHYGFDFGTDFSRLFKALSHVNYNVRLAAAEALAAALDEYPDSIQESLSTLFSLYISDMGVGHDNIDAGWLGRQGVALALHSAADVLRTKDLPVVMTFLISRALADPNADVRGRMINAGILIIDKHGKDNVSLLFPIFENYLNKTAPDEEKYDLVREGVVIFTGALAKHLAKDDPKVHAVVEKLLDVLNTPSEAVQRAVSSCLSPLMKSKQDDAAALITRLLDQMMKSDKYGERRGAAFGLAGVVKGFGLPCLKTYRVVIKLQEGLAERNSAKSREGALLGFECLCETLGRLFEPYVIQMLPLLLVSFSDQVVAVRDAAECAARAMMSQLSAQGVKLVLPSLLKGLEDKAWRTKQSSVQLLGAMAYCAPRQLSQCLPKIVPKLTEVLTDTHPKVQSAGQMALQQVGSVIKNPEISALVPTLLKGLSDPNEHTKYSLDILLQTTFVNSIDAPSLALLVPIVHRGLRERSADTKKRAAQIVGNMCSLVTEPKDMIPYIGLLLPEVKKVLVDPIPEVRSVAARAIGSLIGGMGEENFPDLVPWLFETLKSDNSNVERSGAAQGLSEVLAALGIQYFEHVLPDIIRNCSHQKASVRDGYLTLFKYLPRSLGVQFQNYLPQVLPAILDGLADENESVRDAALGAGHVLVEHYAASSLPLLLPAVEDGIFNDNWRIRQSSVELLGDLLFKVAGTSGKALLEGGSDDEGSSTEAHGRAIIEVLGLDKRNEVLAALYMVRADVSLSVRQAALHVWKTIVANTPKTLREIMPILMDTLISSLASSSSERRQVAGRSLGELVRKLGERVLPLIIPILSQGLSDPDSSRRQGVCVGLSEVMASAGKSQLLSFMNELIPTIRTALCDSVPEVRESAGMAFSTLYKSAGMQAIDEIVPTLLHALEDDETSDTALDGLKQILSVRTSAVLPHILPKLVHLPLSAFHAHALGALAEVAGPGLNFHLGTVLPPLLSAMGDEDKEVQASAKEAAETVVLVIDEEGVESLISELVKGVNDSQAAVRRSSAYLIGYLFKNSKLYLDDEAPNMISTLIILLSDPDSSTVTVAWEALSRVIASVPKEVLPSYIKLVRDAVSTSRDKERRKKKGGPILIPGFCLPKALQPILPIFLQGLISGSAELREQAALGLGELIEVTSEQSLKDFVIPITGPLIRIIGDRFPWQVKSAILSTLTIMIRKGGISLKPFLPQLQTTFVKCLQDSTRTVRSSAALALGKLSGLSTRVDPLVGDLLSNLQGSDGGVREAILSALKGVLKHAGKNVSSAVRNRVYTVLKDLIHHDDDKVRAYAANILGVLTQYLEDVQLIELVQKLASLANSPSWAPRHGSLLTISSLFQHSPSAICSSPLFPAIVDRLRDSLKDEKFPLRETSTKALGRLLLYKAQMDPSDTLLYKDVLSMLASSTHDDSSEVRRRALSAIKAVAKANPSAILSHGSIIGPALADSLKDANTPVRLAAERCILHAFQLTKGPENVQAVQKFITGLDARRLSKLPEYSDDSGDSDEDTSSS; from the exons ATGGCGGAATCGCTGCAATCTCTTGTGTCACTATCCGAATTGGTTTCAACTTCCTCAACTAACCAGCGCCTTCGGATATTCCGTCGCGAAATCCCCGCCTTCTTGAGTAGTTCTACTCCAG ATATGCCAGCAGAGGTTGCGTCATTGTTGACGGATGTAGTATTCAGAACGGTTTCAATCTACGATGATCTCAGATCGAGGAAAGCCGTTGATGAAGTCATTGTGAAGGCTTTGAGTGAAACGGTTTTCATGAAGACTTTTGCGGCGGCGCTTGTTCAGAGCATGGAGAAGCAGCTCAAGGCCCAATCGCATGTCGGAAGCTACAGGCTTCTCAGCTGGTCGTGCTTACTATTGAGCAAGAGCCAGTTCGCTTCTGTTTCCATGAATGCTTTGTGTAGAGTGGCCGCGGCGCAAGCGTCTTTGCTTAGTATTGTTTCTCCAAGATCTTTTCGCGAGCGTAGGGCTTGCAGGAAGAAGTTTTTCCATTTGTTTTCCAAG TCACCAGGTATTTATAAAGTCTACATTGAGGAAATCAAGAATGGACGAATACCATACAAGGATAGTcctgaattattattgttgttattggagTTCTCAAGTCGTACTCCTACTTTATTTGGAGAAGTTAAG CTGGCTTTTCTTGATATATATGTCAATGCAATACTGACCGCCAAAGATAAGCCCAGTAGGAGTCTCATAGAAGCATTTCATCCTCTTTATTTGCAAATGTCACATCAAGATTTTCAGAGTACTGTGATACCCTCTGCTGTGAAAATGCTAAAACGAAACCCAGAGATTGTCTTGGAGTCTATTGGAATTCTTTTGGAGTCTGTTAGCCTTGATTTGAGCAAGTATGCCGATGAAATTCTTTCAGTAGTACTAGCACAGGCTCGACATGCTGATGAAGGGAGAAGGGGTGGTGCATTAACCATAGTCAGGAGTCTGAGCCAAAAAACTAGCAACCCAGATGCATTGGAGACCATGTTCAATGCTGTAAAAGCCGTTATTAAAG GTTCAGAAGGAAGGCTGGCTCTTCCATACCAGAGAGTAGGGATGGTAAATGCAATACAGGAATTATCTAATGCTCCAGATGGGAAATATCTCATCAATTTGGCGCGCGTGATATGTGATTTTCTTTTATCATACTACAAGGAGGATG GaaatgaagaggttaaaattgcGATTTTGTCTGCTATAGCTTCTTGGGCAGTTAGATCTACTGATATCATTGAAGataatttaatttcctttttggTTTCTGGATTCAAAGAGAAGGAAACTTTAAGAAGGGGTTTCCTACGCAGTCTACATGCAATATCCAAAAATGCAGATGCTATCTTAAAG ATGTCACCTTTGCTTGGTCCTCTTGTCCAACTTGTGAAAACTGGATTTACCAAGGCAGTGCAACGTTTAGATGGcatatatgcattgttattagtTGGGAAGATAGCTGCTGTTGATATTAAAGCTG AGGAAGCGTTGGCAAAGGAAAAGATATGGTCTTTGGTGTCACAAAGTGAACCTTCAGTTATGCCAATTTCAATG GCATCAAAGCTTTCAATCGAAGATAGCGTGGCATGTGTTGATCTTCTTGAAGTGCTTCTCCTTGAGCATTTACAGCG AGCTTCATCCAACTTCTCAGTGAGATTGCTGTTGCAG CTGATGATATTTTTTATGTGCCATCCAAGTTGGGATATTCGAAGAATGACATATTATGTTGCAAAGAGGATTATTACTTCTGCTCCGCATTTATCTGAAgatattttctttgaattttcaaAATACCTCTCTTTGGTTGGAGAGAAGATTATGGCTTCAAAAATGAG TGACACTGATATTTCCTTGGACCCTCAAATTCCATTCATTCCATCTGTTGAGATTTTGGTAAAGGCTTTGCTGACTATGTCACCAGCAGCTCTAAAACATTCTCCAGATTCATTTGTCAAAATAATATTTTGCTCGCATCACCCGTGTGTGGTTGGTAGTGCAAAAAGAGATGCAGTGTGGAAG AGGCTCTTTAGGTGTTTGCAATCACACGATTTTGATGTTATTGATGTCCTTTCTACTAACGCGGTGAATCTCATACAG GTCTTACTGGGACCCATGGGTTTGAAGAGTGTTAACCCACTTGAACAAGAAGCAGCAATATCATCTCTGTGCACTTTGATGTCCATAGTTCCTGCAGATGCATATACTGAGTTTGAAAAA CATTTGCTAAATCTTCCTGAACGTTTTTCACATGATACACTTTCTGAGAATGACATTCAG ATTTTTCGTACTCCTGAAGGAATGCTTTCCACTGAGCAAGGAGTTTATGTTGCTGAATCTGTTGCTAGTAAGAACACAAGACAAGCAAAGGGTCGCTTCCGTATGTATGATGATGAAGATGGCCTG GATAATTCCCGTTCGAATCATTTGCCAAAGAGAGATCCACCTAGCCGAGAAGTTGCTGGTGTAGGGAAAAGGGATACTGCTAAGGCAACAAAGAAGCCTG ACAAAGGGAAGACTGCAAAGGAGGAGGCAAGAGAATTACAGCTTAAGGAGGAGGCTTCGATACGTGATAGAGTCCATGAAATACAAGACCATctgtcattgatgctcagagctctTGGAGATATGGCGATTGCTAATACAGTTTTTGCCCATAGTAGACTGCCTTCAATG GTCAAGTTTGTTGAACCTTTATTACGGTCACCTATTGTAAGTGATGAAGCCTTTGAAACCATGGTGAAATTATCAAGATGCACTGCTCCTCCTCTATGTGATTGGGCACTTGATATTTCTACTGCGTTGCGTCTTATTGTGATTGATCAAGTTCATGTTCTGTTGGATCGGGTTCCAtctgatgctgaagaggaagtgCATGAGAGGCCGTCCCTTGGCCTTTTTGATCGAATCTTAGATGGCCTATCCACATCTTGTAAATCAGGAGCACTTCCTGTTGATTCTTTTTCATTTGTGTTCCCC ATAATGGAGAGAATTCTGCTATGCTCAAAGAAAACAAAATTTCATGATGACGTACTTCGGATACTTTATTTGCACCTGGATCCCCATCTACCTCTTCCTAGGATTCGAATGTTATCG GTACTTTATCATGTCCTTGGTGTTGTTCCGGCCTATCAAGCATCAATAGCTCCTGCACTAAATGAATTGAGTCTTGGTTTGCAACCTGATGATGTTGCCTCT GCCCTTTATGGAGTTTATGCGAAAGATGTTCATGTTAGAATGGCATGTTTAAATGCGGTAAAATGTATCCCTGCCGTTGCCAATCGTTCCCTCCCTGAGAGCGTTGAGGTTGCAACAAGTATATGGATAGCATTACATGACTCGGAGAAG TCAGTTGCTGAAGTGGCAGAGGAAATATGGGATCATTATGGGTTTGACTTTGGAACTGACTTTTCCAGACTTTTCAAAGCACTTTCTCATGTTAACTACAATGTGCGCTTGGCAGCTGCTGAGGCATTAGCTGCTGCTCTGGATGAGTACCCAGATTCTATACAA GAGTCCCTTTCCACTTTATTTTCATTGTACATTTCTGACATGGGTGTTGGACATGACAACATTGATGCTGGTTGGCTGGGTAGGCAAGGTGTAGCATTGGCATTACATTCTGCAGCTGATGTTTTGAGAACCAAAGACTTGCCTGTTGTTATGACATTTCTAATATCGAGAGCTCTG GCTGATCCAAATGCTGATGTCAGAGGTAGAATGATTAATGCTGGCATCTTGATTATTGATAAACATGGGAAAGATAACGTATCATTGTTATTCCCCATCTTTGAGAACTACTTAAACAAAACT GCACCAGATGAAGAAAAATATGACTTAGTTAGGGAGGGTGTGGTTATTTTTACTGGAGCATTAGCAAAACACTTGGCAAAG GATGATCCGAAGGTTCATGCTGTTGTGGAAAAACTGTTGGATGTTCTGAACACTCCATCCGAAGCTGTTCAACGGGCTGTTTCCTCTTGTTTGTCTCCACTGATGAAATCGAAACAA GATGATGCTGCTGCTCTTATTACTCGGCTGCTGGACCAGATGATGAAAAGTGATAAATATGGAGAACGCCGTGGGGCTGCTTTTGGGCTTGCAGGAGTTGTCAAGGGATTTGGCCTTCCTTGCTTGAAAACTTATAGGGTTGTCATTAAGCTTCAAGAGGGTCTGGCTGAAAG GAACTCTGCAAAATCTCGTGAAGGAGCTTTACTCGGATTTGAATGCCTTTGTGAAACACTTGGAAGACTATTTGAACC GTATGTGATTCAGATGTTACCATTGCTCTTGGTTTCATTCTCTGATCAAGTTGTTGCAGTTCGTGACGCAGCTGAATGCGCTGCTCGTGCAATGATGTCACAGCTTAGTGCCCAAGGAGTGAAGCTTGTCCTTCCGTCTCTTTTGAAG GGTCTTGAAGATAAAGCTTGGAGGACAAAACAAAGTAGTGTGCAACTTCTGGGTGCTATGGCTTATTGTGCTCCGCGACAGTTGTCTCAGTGCCTCCCTAAGATTGTGCCCAAATTGACTGAG GTTTTAACTGATACCCATCCTAAAGTCCAGTCAGCTGGGCAAATGGCCCTTCAACAG gtTGGGAGCGTGATAAAGAATCCTGAAATATCTGCTCTGGTCCCTACTTTACTTAAGGGACTCAGTGATCCTAATGAGCATACAAAATATTCCCTTGATATTCTTCTTCAA ACAACCTTCGTCAATTCCATTGATGCCCCCTCACTTGCATTATTGGTGCCAATAGTACATAGAGGACTTAGGGAAAGGAGTGCTGACACTAAGAAGAGGGCAGCACAAATAGTTGGAAACATGTGTTCCTTGGTTACAGAACCAAAGGATATGATTCCATATATAGGATTGTTGCTTCCTGAAGTAAAGAAG GTTCTTGTGGATCCTATCCCTGAAGTTCGATCAGTTGCTGCAAGAGCCATTGGATCCCTTATAGGAGGAATGGGCGAAGAAAATTTCCCTGATCTTGTCCCATGGTTGTTTGAGACACTAAAATCTGATAACAGTAATGTTGAGCGATCTGGAGCAGCTCAAGGGTTGAGTGAG GTCTTAGCTGCACTTGGCATCCAGTACTTTGAGCATGTACTTCCTGATATTATTCGAAATTGCTCCCACCAAAAAGCATCAGTACGAGATGGATATTTGACATTGTTCAAG TACTTGCCACGGTCATTAGGAGTCCAGTTCCAGAATTATCTTCCACAGGTGCTGCCTGCTATCCTAGATG GTCTTGCTGATGAGAATGAATCTGTACGTGATGCTGCACTAGGCGCTGGCCATGTCCTTGTTGAGCATTACGCTGCATC ATCTCTACCTCTTCTCCTTCCAGCAGTAGAGGATGGGATTTTTAATGATAATTGGCGGATTCGACAGAGCTCAGTTGAGCTGCTGGGTGATCTATTATTCAAG GTTGCTGGAACATCTGGTAAAGCTCTGCTTGAGGGGGGCAGTGATGATGAAGGTTCTAGTACTGAGGCTCATGGACGTGCTATTATTGAGGTTCTGGGGCTTGATAAGCGTAACGAAGTACTTGCTGCATTATATATGGTTCGAGCTGATGTTAGTCTGTCAGTACGTCAG GCTGCTTTGCACGTGTGGAAGACTATTGTAGCAAATACTCCTAAGACTCTTAGGGAAATTATGCCTATTCTGATGGATACTTTAATTTCATCCCTTGCATCGTCATCCTCTGAAAGACGGCAG GTTGCCGGACGATCATTGGGTGAGCTAGTCAGGAAACTTGGTGAACGTGTGCTCCCCTTGATAATCCCAATCTTATCCCAGGGCCTGAGTGACCCTGACAGCAGCAGAAGACAG GGTGTATGTGTTGGTCTGAGTGAAGTTATGGCAAGCGCGGGCAAGAGTCAGTtgttgagtttcatgaatgagctCATTCCCACTATTCGGACTGCGCTTTGTGATAG TGTGCCTGAGGTTCGTGAATCAGCTGGCATGGCATTCAGCACTCTCTATAAG AGTGCTGGAATGCAAGCTATTGATGAAATTGTTCCCACTCTTCTACATGCACTGGAGGACGATGAAACTTCCGATACTGCACTTGATGGCCTTAAACAAATTCTAAG tGTCAGAACAAGTGCAGTATTGCCACACATCTTGCCTAAACTGGTTCATCTTCCATTGTC TGCCTTCCATGCACATGCATTAGGGGCTTTAGCAGAGGTTGCTGGTCCTGGCCTTAACTTTCATCTTGGTACTGTGCTTCCTCCTTTGTTATCAGCAATGGGTGATGAAGACAAG GAGGTTCAAGCTTCAGCTAAGGAGGCAGCTGAAACAGTGGTTCTGGTCATTGATGAGGAAGGTGTGGAGTCACTCATATCAGAGCTTGTGAAAGGTGTTAATGACAGTCag GCTGCTGTCAGAAGATCATCTGCATATCTTATAGGATATTTATTCAAAAACAGCAAGTTATATCTGGATGATGAAGCTCCAAACATGATATCTACCCTAATCATTTTGCTGAGCGATCCTGATTCATCTACAGTTACT GTCGCTTGGGAAGCTTTGTCACGGGTTATTGCTTCCGTACCCAAGGAGGTACTTCCTTCATACATAAAACTAGTTCGTGATGCAGTATCAACATCCCGAGATAAGGAGCGCagaaagaagaag GGTGGACCAATTCTCATACCTGGATTTTGTCTTCCTAAAGCACTTCAGCCTATATTGCCAATTTTTCTCCAA GGTCTCATTAGTGGTTCTGCTGAACTGAGGGAGCAAGCAGCATTGGGTCTTGGTGAACTGATAGAGGTTACCAGCGAACAATCACTCAAGGACTTTGTCATCCCAATAACAGG GCCTCTTATCCGCATAATAGGTGATCGGTTCCCATGGCAGGTGAAGAGTGCTATTTTGTCTACTCTAACCATCATGATAAGGAAGGGTGGCATCTCCCTGAAGCCTTTTCTTCCTCAGTTGCAAACGACATTTGTCAAATGTCTACAGGACAGTACAAG AACTGTTCGTTCTAGTGCTGCCTTAGCACTTGGGAAACTTAGTGGCCTCAGTACCAGGGTTGATCCTTTAGTTGGCGATTTGTTATCCAATCTGCAG GGATCAGATGGTGGTGTTCGTGAAGCTATTCTGAGTGCTTTGAAAGGTGTCTTGAAGCATGCTGGTAAGAACGTGAGTTCTGCTGTCAGGAATCGTGTTTACACTGTTCTGAAGGATTTAATACATCATGATGATGACAAAGTTCGAGCATATGCTGCAAACATTTTGGGTGTCTTGACTCAG TACCTTGAAGATGTTCAGCTGATCGAGTTGGTTCAGAAACTTGCCAGTCTAGCTAATTCGCCAAGCTGGGCTCCTCGACATGGCTCTTTGCTCACAATCTCTTCCTTGTTCCAACACAGTCCATCTGCAATTTGTTCATCACCCTTGTTCCCAGCTATTGTAGATCGTCTTCGAGACTCATTGAAGGATGAGAAG TTCCCTCTGCGGGAAACTTCAACCAAGGCATTGGGGAGGCTGCTTCTTTATAAAGCACAGATGGATCCTTCTGACACACTATTGTACAAAGATGTTCTTTCAATGCTTGCTTCGTCTACACATGATGACTCTAGTGAAGTTAGAAGAAGAGCCTTGTCTGCTATAAAGGCTGTTGCCAAA GCGAATCCTTCAGCCATTTTGTCACACGGATCCATCATTGGTCCTGCCCTAGCGGACAGTTTAAAGGATGCAAATACTCCTGTGAGACTTGCCGCCGAACGATGCATTCTACATGCTTTTCAACTGACAAAGG GTCCAGAAAATGTCCAAGCAGTACAGAAGTTTATCACTGGCTTGGATGCTAGACGATTATCAAAGCTTCCTGAATATAG TGATGATAGTGGAGACAGTGATGAAGACACGTCAAGTTCCTGA